The DNA window gacctggggtgtggccacgccccttgtcacccgttggatcagatagtgtatgatggtgggaataagggtggcaatatctgaaaatgactgcgcagtcgaatttatgaaatatgttttagtgtacttgggttattttctttacacttaaaaccccaaggttacactgttatggcatgacaaactatgattttggcgtgtgtccactgagtgcaataagtactcagccctgcatgttgtttcttaatgtgcaggttgagcgacgatggggatgacggatgttgagcaattaaagtcaaaattgtgtttttactttgccttttggatggtgtcgtgtcgtcatacccggcattatctatctcttggtctgttccgctgctttgtaatccgatacaatgttttcatctaaactctgtttactttaactttagaaatgtcgctacagtactttgttttgaagtgaacttcctctaattaaacgtttcgggtcaagtattcttgttctcccctttcttccccgcttctttattcctcccctagtcgcggtccaccgtacttcctatccttaggaaatgcgggcgtgacatgcttattgttgaatttgtcaGTTGAAGGAGGCAGCTGTTTTCCCCAAATTTTGTGCTCGGTTAGTTCTCTGTTCAGTTGTTGTTAGCTTCTTCAACTGTTGCTCTGATAATCTGATGATTGCTTTGTGTTTTGCTATGTGCAGAGGCTGGAGAGAAACCTAAGCTCAATTCTGATTATTTACTCTTGAATTGAGTGCTCGAGAAGAATTTTTGTTGagtttattttttctttgataCCGAATCTGGTTTATCTGAGCAATTGGATTGCTATTTGGTGGAAAATCTGGAACTAGGCAGCATCACATTGAAGGATGGCCAAACTGTCGCATTTGGATTCCAGACGAATGTATTCATGGTGGTGGGATAGTCATATCAGccccaaaaattcaaaatggcTCCAGGAGAATCTCACAGGTATAGATTTTCTGTTGATTGGAATTATTGTATTGAGACATACGTGCTGAAAGTATGCAGCTCTTTGTCGTTGATTAGCCAATAATTTTACTCCGGATCATGGTGAGATGTGAGATGTGTGTGCTACGTTGAAGTCATTGAAAATGATCCTTTATTATCAATCTAATGATGCTTTAATATGATCTTGTTTGGTGCACTATAAAACTGAAATCCTCTTCAGCTTACAATTGTACAATTTGTGAACTCATAGCAGTGAAATGCATCACTGCTATGTCGTTGATTAGTCAATAATTTTACTCCAAATCATGACGAAATATCAGATGTGTGTGTTGCGATTAAGTCATTGAAAATGATCCCTTTTTATCAATCTAATGATGCTTTTATCTGATCTTGTTTGATGCACTATAAAACTGAAATCCTCTTCAGCAGACAATTAGACAATTTGTGAACTCATAGCAGTGAAATGCATTGCTGTGGAAGGATGCAATGCATGTGCATCTACTGAAAACCCCTTGTGTGCTTTTGTAGATATGGATGTCAAAGTTAAATCAATGATAAAGCTCCTTGAAGCGGAAGAGGACTCCTTTGCGAGAAGGGCAGAGATGTACTACAAGAAAAGACCGGAGCTTATGAAAATGGTTGAGGATTTTTACAGAGCATATCGTGCATTGGCCAAAAGATATGATCACGCGACTGGTGTGATTAGACATGCCCATCGAACTATGACTGAAGCTCAAGTTCCGATGGAGTTTGCTGATGATTCACCTGCTAGTTCTCTTTCAGGAGCTGATCCTAGAACACCAGAATCGGTAAGTAATTATGTGGAATTGAGTGGCTGAAGATGTATTGCTGCGATTCTGTTTTGTCTGATTCTTTTTTCGTCAAACAGATTGGAGGGTACACTGATGATTCTGATAATGGGTCTAGAGAAAGGACTTCAAAACCGTTCATTGGTTCATTCAGACCAATTGAGCGGGTGAAGAGAGGTCTGAATTTTGACGAGGCAAAGGATAAAGTTGAAGGCGTGTTTAGCAATGAGAACAACCATGTTGGTGATAAAAGTTCATCAAAATTGGAACAGCAAAGTGATTCTAAGGAGATTATAGCATTGAAGGAAGCCATTGCCAAACTGGAAGCAGAAAAAGAAGCTAGCATTGTTCAGCATCAGCAAACGTTAGATAAACTGTCACAACTTGAGACTGAAATCTCCAGAACCAGGGAGGATTTCAGTATGCTTAAGGATCATGCAAATAAAGCTGATACTGAAGTTGCTGCGCTAAACAGAGCTCTGGCGACATTAGAAGCTGAAAAGGAATCTAAGTTTCAAGACTACCAAAACTGCTTGGACAAGATATCTGAGCTACAGACTGCTGTATCTACCACACAAGATGATGCCCAAAAACTTAGTGAAAGAGCTAAGAGTGCTGAAGCTGAAGCACAATCGTTAAAAAGTGAACTGGATACATTAGCTGTCGAGAAGGATGCTGCTCTCAATCAGTACATGGAATCACTGGAGATAATATCGAACATGGAGAACAAATTACGGCTTgctgaagaaaactcttctggGTTTAAAGAGAGAGCTGAAAAAGCAGAAAGTGAAGTGGAAAGTCTAAGACAAGCGATCTCCAAATTGACCGAGGAAAAGGAAAGTACAGCTCTGCAGTACCAGCAGTGCTTGGAGACAGTTTCAATTCTGGAACAGAAGCTCACATTGGCCAACAAGGAGGCGAAGCGCCTCAATGGGGAAATAGAAAACAATGTGTCCAAGTTAAAAGGTGCTGAGGAACAATGTCTGATCTTGGAAAAATCGAACCAGTCTCTTCACTCTGAATTGGAATCTTTGATCTTGAAGATGGGAACTCAATCTCAAGAGCTTACTGAGAAGCAGAAGGAACTGGGAAGACTTTGGGCTACCGTACAAGCAGACCGATTGCGCTTTGTAGATGCTGAAACTGCATTCCAGACTTTACAGCATTTACATGCACAAACTCAGGAGGAGCTCCGAGCTATGGCCTCTGAGCTGCAGAATCAGGCTCAACTCTTGAAGGTTGCCGAGACCCAAAACCACAGTTTGCAAGATGAAGTTCTAAAGGTTAAGCGGGAGAACAAACATCTTGATGAGCTGAACTCATCTTCTGCATTATCAATACAGGATATGCGGAATAAGATTTCTAGCTTAACGGAATCAACAGAAAAACTTGAGGAGGAAGTTGAGCTAAGGCTTGACCAGAGAAACGCACTGCAGCAAGAGATCTATTGCTTGAAAGAGGAACTGAATGATCTGAACATGAAGCACCATTCGATTTTGGACCAGGTACATGAAGTAGGCTTGAATCCAGAATCCTTGGGATCATCAGTGAAGGAATTGCAGGATGAGAATTCCAATCTGAAAGAAACTTGCCAGAGGGAAAGTACCGATAAAGCAGCTCTCCTGCTGAAATTGGAAATTATGGAACAGCTTCTCGAGAAAAACTCGCTCTTGGAAACCTCCCTTTCTGGTTTGAATGCTGAACTAGATGCTGTTAGAGGGAAGATAGAAGAGCTAGAACAATCTTGCCAATCTCTTATGCAAGAGAGATCCAGTCTTCTCGATGAGAAGAAGACTCTCAAGACACAATTGCAGGAAACAAACAAGAATCTAGAAAAAATCACAGAGAACAATACAGTTCTACAACTCTCCCTGTCTGATGCACACCATCAGCTGGAAGCTTTAAAGGCTAAATCAAAAATCTTGGAAGATTCATGCCAGTTGCTTGTGAATGAGAAGGCTGATTTTATGAGTGAAAATGACAGTTTAACTTCTCAGCTGGAACAGACTCAGAGAAGACTGGTAGATCTGGAAAAACTTCATGGAGAACTTGAAGGAAGATGTGAGAATCTAGAAAATGAGAAAGAATTGACTCTTCGGAAAGTTGAAGAGTTGCAAGTGTCATTGGAGGCAGAGAAGCAAGAACATTCAAACAGTGTTGAGATGAACAAAGCTCGACTGACTGGGATTCAATCTGATATGCATGTTCAGCAAGAAGAACACGGACGAAGAAAGACAGAACTCGATCATGTGCTTGACAGTGCCATAGCTAGTGAAATTGAGATATTTGTGTTACGCACGACTGCCCAGGTGATGAAAGAAAACTATTGCTCCTTGCTCGCAAAGAATCGCAAACTTATTGAGCAGTCTAGTTTATCGGAAAAGGAGATCTCAAGGCTAGAGCATGACAATCTCAGGCAGCAATCTGAAATCAGATTGATTTCAGATGATGTTAGTACTATGAGATCAGGGACCCGTCAGTTATTGAAGGTTCTTAGCATTGCTGAGGATTGTGTCTCTGCGGATAACGCGGAACTAGACCGGGTTTACATCAGCCAGCTATCAAGTACACTCCAACATTTGAAGAAATCACTCTGTGACGCTGATGAAGAAAATCTGGAGTGGTCTGTTGCATTCTCAGTTCTTGTCGCATGGATTAAGGAACTGGGATTGCATTCAAAGAATGTCGAGGTGATAAAGGGCAAACTAGAGCATGAGTTCAAGCTGAAGACTGAGCAGGTGTTACAGTTGCAGAGTGACTCTTCTACACTCATTGAGATGAATGAAGAATTAAAGTCAAAACTGAGGGAGGAAGACCGCAATAAGGAAGCTCTGATGGTCCAGATTGAGAATTTGAACTCAAAGTTAACAGACATGCAAGTTACTTGCCAGGACTTGCAAAGTGAGAAACTACAGAGTTCTGAGGAAAAGAGATCTTTAATGGATAGTATCAGGCGTTCTGAGGAAAAACGTAATGTTCTGCAAGAGGCAAATTATGTCTTATGTGATAAAGTGGTAGCTCTTGAGAACCTATCCTTTATTATCCAAAGCTTCGCCGAAGAGAAACTTAGGGTGCTAAGAGATCTTGGTGATGATCACAATAAACTCAACGTGGTGAACACTGCTCTTATTGGAAAGTTGAGTGTGTCTGAGGGAAATCTTGAAGAATCAAAACTTGAGAATCTTCATCTCAAAGAGACACTGCAGAAGACAGATGATGAACTCAAGGCTGTAGTAACAGATAAAGATCATTTGAGTGTTGAGATTGAAAATGGAAAGGAAATTTTGCACCAGATGGCACAAGAACTTCAGGAAGCAGGAGAGAAGATAATTCTAGCAGAGAAATTGAAACTAGAATTAAGTAAAAGTGTTGAAGATCTCAGAATGGAAAACAATGAGATCAAAATAGCTCGAGATGAGCAAGAGAGTCAGATTCTCAAACTCTCCACAGACAGTGACAATTTGAGCAAGGAGAATAATTTCTTAAAGGATAGTATCAGGCGTTCCGAGGAAAAACATAATGTTCTGGAAGAGGAAAATCATGTCTTGTGTGATGAAGTGTTAGCTCTTGAGAACCAATCCTTGATTTTCCAAAGCTTCGCTGAAGAGAAACAAAGGGTGCTAAGAGATCTTGGTGATGACCACAATAAACTTATCGTGGCGAACACTGCTCTTATTGGAAAGTTGAGCGTGGCTGAGGGAAGGCTTGAAGAATCAAAACTCGAGAAACTTCATCTCAAGGAGAGGCTGCAGACGACAGATAATGAGCTCAAGGCTGTAGCAACAGTCAAAGATCAGTTGAGTGTTGAAATTGAAAATGGAAAGGAAATTTTGCGTAAGATGGCACAAGAACTTCAGGATGCAAGAGAGAAGATAATTCTAGCagagaaaatgaaaatagagTTAAGTAAAAGTGTCGAAGATCTCAGAATGGAAAACAATGAGATCAAAATGGCTCGGGATGAGCAAGAGAGTCAGATTCTCAAACTCTCCACAGACAGTGACAATTTGAGCAAGGAGAATAATTTCTTAAAGGATAGTATCAGGCATTCCGAGGAAAAACATAACGTTCTGGAAGAGGAAAATTATGCCTTATGTGATAAAGTGTTAGCTCTTGAGAACCAATCCTTGATTTTCCAAAGCTTTGCTGATGAGAAACTTAGGGTGCTAAGAGATCTTGGTGATGATCACAGCAAACTTAATGTGATGAACACTGCTCTTATCGGAAAGTTGAACATAGCTGAGGGCAGGCTTGAAGAATCAATACTCGAGAATCTTCATCTCAAGGAGAGGCTGCAGAAGACAGATGATGAGCTCAAAGCTGTAGCAACAGTCAAAGATCAGTTGAGTGTTGAGATTGAAAATGGAAAGGAAATTTTGGTTAAGATGGCACAAGAACTTCAGGAAGCGGGAGAGAAGATAATTCTAGCAGAGAAAATGAAACTAGAGTTAAGTAAAAGTGTTGAAGATCTCAGAATGGAAAACAATGAGAtcaaaatggctcgagatgagCAAGAGAGTCAGATTCTCAAACTCTCTACAGACAGTGACAATTTGAGCAAGGAGATTAGCTTCTTAAAGGATAGTATCAGGCATTCCGAGGAAAAGCATAACGTTCTGGAAGAGGAAAATTATGCCTTATGTGATAAAGTGTTAGCCCTTGAGAACCTATCCTTGATTTTCCAAAGCTTCGCTGAAGAGAAACTTAGGGTGCTAAGAGATCTTGGTGGTGATCGCAATAATCTCAACGTGATGAACACTGCTCTTACTGGAAAGTTAAGCGTGGCTGAGGGCAGGCTTGAAGAATCAAAAATCGAGAATTTTCATCTCAAGGAGAGGCTGCAGAGGACTGATAATGAGCTCAATGCTGTAGCAACAGACAAAGATCAGTTGAGCGTTGAGATTGAAATCGGAAAGGTAGTTTTGCATCAGATGGCACGAGAACTTCATGAAGCAGGAGAGAAGATAGTTCTAGCAGAGAAAAAGAAACTAGAGTTAAGTAACAGTGTTGAAGATCTCAGAATGGAATACAATGAGGTCAAAATAGCTCGGGACGAGCAAGCAAATCAGATTCTCAAGCTCTCCGCCGACAGCGACAATTTGAGCAAGGAGAATGATTTCCTGCGTGAAGCAACTCAGAAACTGGAATCAGGCCTGCAGGTATTGCAAGACAATCATGATAAGAGTAAACTCCAAGAAGAGAATTTGCGTTTGGAGCTGGACAAGAAAATCAACGAGATCAATGAGTTGGAGGCTCGAGCTGTTTCTCTTTTCAGTCAATTGCAACATTCCATGATCAGTCAGGTTCTCTATGAGCAGAAGTTTTATGAGCTCTATGATGCATGCCTCGGATACATTGATCAAAACGAAGACCTCAAAAATCAATTGGATGCATTTCGGCCAGAGATCGTGTCATTGAAGGAATGTATTTTTTCCATGGAGGACCAAACTGATATTCACATCAAGTTTCAAAATCCAGAAAACGAGGATCTGCAGGTAATTCTAAACACGAGAAATATTCTGCGTCTGATAATGCCATCTTTCACTTAAATCAGATATCATTTTGAATTGCTGGTGTAGCCTTAAGGTTTTTATGTACCCATTTTCATAGATTTCTTGTGCTTAATCGTCTGGTTTTTAACTTCTGCGATAATTTCAATCTGAGCATATTTAAATCTTATGGTTATATCATAGCATTTCTACTTCCCTTAAATAGAGTAGTCATGGTTTTATCTTTGTTCTATTTTACATTTCTATTTAAAACCTTTTTTGCCTAATTCTCTATTCTGCTACATGATCCATTCCAGGATGGTCAGGGCGCCGGCATCTCACCTGAAAGCATTCGAAACGAAGACAAGAAATTGCCGACCCCGGTTTCTGACCTGCACGATCTCCGGGTCAGGCTTGAAGCGGTTGTGAAGGCAGCAGTCGAGATGAAGGAGCTAATGGTCCAGGAGAACACTTATCTGCACTCCAAGCTCGACCAATCATCGAGGCAATTCGAATCCGAATGCGGGAAGCACGGGAGAAACAGGAGGCCTGCTTCCGAAATCACTGTGGAAGACACTGCACTCTTGACGAAAGACATCGTTCTCGATCAGGTCTCCGACGGCTCATACCGCTACAGCAAAAAAAAAGCCGCTGACGTGGACAGCCAGATCGTCGAGCTATGGGAAACCGACGGCACCGTGGCTCACACCATCAGCAAGTCAAACCGAACCATTCCTCCTTCGAGGAAACCGAAAGGCGGCTCGTCCGACGCACTCGATGACGTGGACAAACTAGAGATCTCCAAAAGATCCTTCCAAGACGGGAGCAAGCGGAAGGTCCTGGAGAGGCTCGACTCGGACGTCCAGAAGCTGGCGAACCTCCAGACCACGGTCCACGACCTGAAGACGAAGCTCGAGGCCACCGAGAAGGGGAAACGCGGCAAGGCTGTGATCGAGTGCGAGGCGCTGAGGAGGCAGCTGGACGAGGCCGACCGGTCCGTGGCGCAGCTGCTCGACCTGAACGGGAGGCTGACGAAGAGCGTCGACGACAGGTCGTTCTCGGACTCGAAGTCGTCCCTCGACTTCGAGGGCGAGGACGGCGGGGCCCGGAGGAGGAGGGTGTCGGAGCAGGCGCGGCGGATGTCCGAGAAGATCGGGAGGGTGCAGCTGGAGGTGCAGAAGCTGCAGTTCATTCTGCTGAAACTCGACGAGAAGGACGGCTCGTCGTCGAAGATGTCAGACCGGAGGATCTTGCTGAGGGATTACCTCTACGGAGGGGGCAGAGGCGGCCAGAGGCGGAAGAAGGGGCATTTTTGTGCTTGTGTTAAGCCTTCAACACTTGAAGATTGAGAAAGTGTTGATTGGATAATAAATTGGAAATTTTTCATAAAACTATTGCCAATTTATTTCTAATTCTTTGGCTTAAATTGCTTCTTCTATTAGATGTTTTGTGTccatatataggattgtattcattTCTAAACCAATTCTTATAGGGTATTGATGTTGAATACCAtgaaactttccaaaaatttgtttttttcgATGAACTTTAAGCTTTGtagtatataatatcacaaacttaagtagttgaattttccgactgGTGACGTAATCCGATTGTATTAAAATGAGATAGATAATCATATCTGTCTTGTAGGGATTTCGTATCACATCACTGTCATTTATTAGTGATAATCATATCCGACGTGTTGTGATAATAAGTGAAATGTGGTCAAATTTTGTCGTCAGTGGGAAAATTTTAACAACTTTGTCCCAATAAATTTGAAACGTTTGCTTTTCgccacgggattttatgtagatttattttgtaagttaataagaaagagaaaaagtagagatggtgtttcaaattcaaataaacaaatttttggaaagtttctTCATATAAGACGTCAATATCCCTTTCTTAAATTGAGATTTCAGACGGACGAGACTCGCGACACGAACAGCTGAAACCAAATCTAGTCAtaaaatcaagaacaaaacatctCACACACTCCAATTCTTGCATTCAATCAAGTCAAGAACACAAACCATTCCCATTTCTACACAACAAATGCTTCACCAACCTCTCCCTAACATCCCTCCCAACCTCATCAACTTGCTTACAAACATACCCCTGATAGCCCGAGTCGTGGTGCGCGGACAAGGCAACTTCGGGATCCAAGCTATCCCCGCAGTCGATAATGATGTTGTGAAGCAGACAACACACCAAGATGATGCTCGGGAGCTTCCTCTTCTCCGGCCGCCACATCACCTTGTTGAGGATCCTCCACCCGCCCTTGAGCCGCGCGAACGCCCTCACGGCCGCGGACCTCGCCCTCTCGAGAACCGGATTGAACTCCGACGACGGGGTCGGCTCGCACTCCTTGAACGGAGTCACGAGCCACGGGAGGAGAGGGTAGCCGGTGCCGCCGACGATGTACTCCCCGACCTCTTCCCCTGAAGATAGTTTTTCCGCGTTATCGTTTAACCGCGCGCCGCTCTCGCAGGAGACGGGCATCCAGCCGGGCCACCCGGTCACGACGTCGAGGAACCGCATCTCAGAGTCGACGACGCCCTGCACGAACATGCTGTAGTTGCTCTCCTGGTCGCACCAGTCGGCGGATGTTTGAACAGAAGTGTCATGACGATGTGTGTGGAGTCGATCGCCCCGCAGCAGTTGGGCAGCCCGCACGACGCCTCGAAGGCGGACTTGATCCGCCCGATCTGGCCCGTCGGGCAACGTGAGGTGGTGCCTCGCGCGCTCCTCCATGGCCTCGATGAACCTCCAGGTGACCTGGGAGACCGTCGACTGGCCCACCCCGAACGAGGCTCCCACCGAAACCTGAGACTCGCCGGAGGCCAGCCTCCGCAGCGCGATGGCGACCTGCTTCTCGACGCTCAGGAGCCTGCCCTCGATGTTGATGAGCCCCGAAGGAGGCCTCGAGATGAGATCCTCCCTTACGAGTGAGCAAATGTACTCGAAAGTTCGCTTCGAGACCCGAAAGAAATGCTTGAATCCCTCATCCTCATCAAGACATCAAGTGGAACATCTGAAAATGCAAAAACAAACAGAATTCTCATTCAAACAAACACATTTACAAGTCCAAATTTCCACATTTTTGCATAATTAGCTGCATTACTATGAAACAATGCTCAAAACCCATTGCAAGCATATGAAATTCTACCAACACCAACTGAattaaacaagaaaaaaatcataaaattagcATAAAAATCAGTTCTTGCAATTCCAAGTGTTCAAGGGAAGGGCTATGAAATTAGACCATCCATTACCATTAACACACAAAATTAGCTGCATTACTATAAAACAATACTCAAAATCATAAATCCAGCAGAAAAATGAGTTCTACCACCAAGTGAATTAAATGGGAACTAAACAAGTGAATTAGACAAGAAATAAATCATAAATCCAGCAGAAAAATGAGTTCTTGCAATTCCAAGAATTCAAGGGAAGGGCTATTAAAATAGACCGTCCATCCTTAACGCACAAAATTACATATATCCATATCTTTTGACATATGTAATACTACAAAATTCATCTCAACATTTTCATTTCCACACAAGCATATGAAATTCTATCAACACCAAGTGAATTAAACAAGAAATAAATCATAAATCCAGCAGAAATTTCAGTTCTTGCAATTCCAAGAATTCAATGTCAGGGCTATGAAATTTGACCATCCATTACCCTTAACAAACACAAAGTTATGACTTCACTCAAAGCTTAACCTCATACACCCAATATTTTTACACATATGAGTAAACTACAAAATTCATCTCAACATCTTCATCAAACTTGCAGCATCACtacaagaaaaaaaacataaatttagcATAAAAATCAGTTCTTGCAATTCCAAGAATTCAAGGAAAGGGCTTTGAAATTAGACCATCCATTACCCTTAAACACACAAAATTATCACTTCACTCAAAGCTTAACCTCATAAAACCAATATTTTTAGACATATGAGCAGTACTACAAAATTCATCCCAACATTTTCATCAATGATATGCACAAAATAATACCCACAAACCAAGAAATTTCAAGAAAAGTTAGAGATAGAAAAGGCCCCAAAATGCAATCTTTGATATGCAGAATTGTTACCCGAATTAGAATTCCTCTTCCAGAAAATATCCCACCATTCGGAATCAACAGCTTTGTTGTCTACTGCAGCTGTCTTATTGATGATCTTGAtcttgtttttcttcttctttttcttccctTTCTGGATTTTCTTCGAATCTTTGCTGGGTTTTTCGGCGGAGCCATGCTCGATTTCTCCGGCTTGGTGTTGGAAAATTTTTACagttgaatttatttgaatcGGCCAAGCTTTTTCAGTGAGCTGAAATCGTGTTTGCTTTTTTCAGTGAGCTGAAATCGTGTTGGTTTTCTCCCAAAGTAAACTACATTAACCCGATTTAAATTTTAAAGGCGCATGATTGCTTGTttattgggctaagtgtggtaAATAGGCCCAAATTAAGAGAGTGGATTGAAACAAACACATCTACTTTAGCATAAGACTAACATTCCAAACATTTACATTAATGAATTATGTTAAGTTAATTGTTACTCCCTCGTCCCACCTTGAGAGCCATGATTAAGTTCGGCactggttttaagaaatataaataaaaatttggtTATAAAAAATAGTGGAACCTGGGTcggtatatattagttttatattagtTGAATGTGAGGCGTATGACCATTTATCGAATAAATGAACCATAATTCCTAATGTGGTAGAGACTGAAATGGGGACATATAATGTGGGACAGAGGAAAGTTAATGTCTCAGCGCACAAACATTTCATCTCCAAttatttgtattgatattttattggcACCAATTCGGGCATTTGAGTGTCGGATTAATCTAAGTTTATATATCTGCATCATGTATTCAGCTAcctggaaagaaaaaaaaagtagtggGGTGACAAGGCTATTTTCGGGTGCAGTTACTCGTTTCGCCACCCCTAGTTTTCACGATCCAAGAACTGAAATAATTCTCACATTAAAAAGGATTAATTCTAGTTCGAAAATAATATGTATACTTGGACCATGAGTTTGAATTATTATGACCATATTACTATTGACAATACACTATTTTCTTATGTAGTACTTGcattaatatatactactactagaaAAGTCCATGAGAGAAAAAATGGGAAATTAACCCATTTTCTTGTTGATTAATTTAGGAAGCAATCGGATACACACATGATACAAGTAGGGGAAGAATTTGCCTTCTCACATACAACTCTCTTCATCATACATTTGTCTCAAACATTATCGCTATATTTCTCAGAATCTTGTGGCTTGCACGTGTGAAGCATGTAATTGCAAGCTCCCACAGCTTCTCCGATCGTCAAGAAGATCCATTCTTGCCCTAGTGCTTCTAGAAACTTCGATTTATCGAGCTTCTTCATCACTTCCGCCACCGGATTCACCACCACCAACTGCTTATTCAAATATGGATTAATTCaccttaatttaattaattagtgtgtactaaattaatttatatgtaGAAATTAGTTACCTTGAGCCCTCTTCGTTCAATAATCTTCTTAACCTCATCCATCATGCTAATCCCACTTGTATCAATGTTTCCAACAGCTGAAAaggttacattttttttaatcaatcatataatttcaaaaaataatcatttttttcattgtcCTATTTTACTAAATTTTGCATTAACACACATGTAGCCTCTATAATTATATTGCTTACCACTTATGTCGAGCACAACGTATTGCAACCCGATTTCGCTGGAGGCTTTgatcctctcttcttcctcatcgaTCCATCTTGAAATCCTGGACAAGCCAAAACAACAACTAGTGTTCAGTATGGAGTCTGAAAGGAAGTTAATCCAGTCTTTGATATCACCACATATGTAAGTACACATCGTATCAAATTATGTGTTTATCTCGTTTATATTTGTGAGTATCTGTGTTTATAATTACCTAACCATCGTGAATCATGTACATTTCCAAAAATTTcatgtatgcatttttttggttaaTTTTTTTACCTCTCTCTCAAGTAGTTCGAATTGGCAAAGTAAA is part of the Salvia splendens isolate huo1 chromosome 22, SspV2, whole genome shotgun sequence genome and encodes:
- the LOC121788071 gene encoding protein NETWORKED 1D-like, with the translated sequence MAKLSHLDSRRMYSWWWDSHISPKNSKWLQENLTDMDVKVKSMIKLLEAEEDSFARRAEMYYKKRPELMKMVEDFYRAYRALAKRYDHATGVIRHAHRTMTEAQVPMEFADDSPASSLSGADPRTPESIGGYTDDSDNGSRERTSKPFIGSFRPIERVKRGLNFDEAKDKVEGVFSNENNHVGDKSSSKLEQQSDSKEIIALKEAIAKLEAEKEASIVQHQQTLDKLSQLETEISRTREDFSMLKDHANKADTEVAALNRALATLEAEKESKFQDYQNCLDKISELQTAVSTTQDDAQKLSERAKSAEAEAQSLKSELDTLAVEKDAALNQYMESLEIISNMENKLRLAEENSSGFKERAEKAESEVESLRQAISKLTEEKESTALQYQQCLETVSILEQKLTLANKEAKRLNGEIENNVSKLKGAEEQCLILEKSNQSLHSELESLILKMGTQSQELTEKQKELGRLWATVQADRLRFVDAETAFQTLQHLHAQTQEELRAMASELQNQAQLLKVAETQNHSLQDEVLKVKRENKHLDELNSSSALSIQDMRNKISSLTESTEKLEEEVELRLDQRNALQQEIYCLKEELNDLNMKHHSILDQVHEVGLNPESLGSSVKELQDENSNLKETCQRESTDKAALLLKLEIMEQLLEKNSLLETSLSGLNAELDAVRGKIEELEQSCQSLMQERSSLLDEKKTLKTQLQETNKNLEKITENNTVLQLSLSDAHHQLEALKAKSKILEDSCQLLVNEKADFMSENDSLTSQLEQTQRRLVDLEKLHGELEGRCENLENEKELTLRKVEELQVSLEAEKQEHSNSVEMNKARLTGIQSDMHVQQEEHGRRKTELDHVLDSAIASEIEIFVLRTTAQVMKENYCSLLAKNRKLIEQSSLSEKEISRLEHDNLRQQSEIRLISDDVSTMRSGTRQLLKVLSIAEDCVSADNAELDRVYISQLSSTLQHLKKSLCDADEENLEWSVAFSVLVAWIKELGLHSKNVEVIKGKLEHEFKLKTEQVLQLQSDSSTLIEMNEELKSKLREEDRNKEALMVQIENLNSKLTDMQVTCQDLQSEKLQSSEEKRSLMDSIRRSEEKRNVLQEANYVLCDKVVALENLSFIIQSFAEEKLRVLRDLGDDHNKLNVVNTALIGKLSVSEGNLEESKLENLHLKETLQKTDDELKAVVTDKDHLSVEIENGKEILHQMAQELQEAGEKIILAEKLKLELSKSVEDLRMENNEIKIARDEQESQILKLSTDSDNLSKENNFLKDSIRRSEEKHNVLEEENHVLCDEVLALENQSLIFQSFAEEKQRVLRDLGDDHNKLIVANTALIGKLSVAEGRLEESKLEKLHLKERLQTTDNELKAVATVKDQLSVEIENGKEILRKMAQELQDAREKIILAEKMKIELSKSVEDLRMENNEIKMARDEQESQILKLSTDSDNLSKENNFLKDSIRHSEEKHNVLEEENYALCDKVLALENQSLIFQSFADEKLRVLRDLGDDHSKLNVMNTALIGKLNIAEGRLEESILENLHLKERLQKTDDELKAVATVKDQLSVEIENGKEILVKMAQELQEAGEKIILAEKMKLELSKSVEDLRMENNEIKMARDEQESQILKLSTDSDNLSKEISFLKDSIRHSEEKHNVLEEENYALCDKVLALENLSLIFQSFAEEKLRVLRDLGGDRNNLNVMNTALTGKLSVAEGRLEESKIENFHLKERLQRTDNELNAVATDKDQLSVEIEIGKVVLHQMARELHEAGEKIVLAEKKKLELSNSVEDLRMEYNEVKIARDEQANQILKLSADSDNLSKENDFLREATQKLESGLQVLQDNHDKSKLQEENLRLELDKKINEINELEARAVSLFSQLQHSMISQVLYEQKFYELYDACLGYIDQNEDLKNQLDAFRPEIVSLKECIFSMEDQTDIHIKFQNPENEDLQDGQGAGISPESIRNEDKKLPTPVSDLHDLRVRLEAVVKAAVEMKELMVQENTYLHSKLDQSSRQFESECGKHGRNRRPASEITVEDTALLTKDIVLDQVSDGSYRYSKKKAADVDSQIVELWETDGTVAHTISKSNRTIPPSRKPKGGSSDALDDVDKLEISKRSFQDGSKRKVLERLDSDVQKLANLQTTVHDLKTKLEATEKGKRGKAVIECEALRRQLDEADRSVAQLLDLNGRLTKSVDDRSFSDSKSSLDFEGEDGGARRRRVSEQARRMSEKIGRVQLEVQKLQFILLKLDEKDGSSSKMSDRRILLRDYLYGGGRGGQRRKKGHFCACVKPSTLED